A region of Micromonospora chokoriensis DNA encodes the following proteins:
- a CDS encoding LOG family protein, translating into MPTPPPADVIEPHLHAGEIQTPDELRQQLATGRLTGLTVQGLRLDLAPVPDLTGIDVAGTLFVGCRFASREVGADLVRRGANVVPPFSGLPYPTQPTHLYTPDDLAAGFAEGGFAGMYDTRVYDHYRAHGGALPDVKEALGQRLHDHGVDNALADATRAWLAGHGPQSVVGIMGGHAVRRGSPAYRMAAVLGWELARADRLVVTGGGPGVMEAANLGAYLADRPATDVTAAIDLLATAPDFADHHRYTATALTVRQRYAGVPRQRGDELGWARSGGLAIPTWLYGHEPANLFAGRIAKYFSNAIREDTILRLARGGIVFAPGRAGTVQEVFQAATKTYYGTDGASGAYIFLDRAYWTQELPVESLLRPLLAASPFGDLSASIHLTDDVHEAVRLLTA; encoded by the coding sequence GTGCCGACCCCACCTCCCGCCGACGTCATCGAGCCGCACCTGCACGCCGGCGAGATCCAGACCCCGGACGAACTGCGTCAGCAACTCGCCACCGGTCGCCTGACCGGGTTGACGGTGCAGGGCCTGCGTCTCGACCTCGCTCCGGTGCCCGACCTGACCGGCATCGACGTCGCGGGCACCCTCTTCGTGGGCTGCCGCTTCGCGTCCCGGGAGGTCGGCGCCGACCTGGTCCGGCGCGGCGCGAACGTGGTGCCGCCGTTCTCGGGTCTGCCGTACCCGACCCAGCCGACGCACCTCTACACCCCCGATGACCTGGCCGCCGGGTTCGCCGAGGGCGGGTTCGCCGGGATGTACGACACCCGGGTGTACGACCACTACCGGGCGCACGGCGGCGCGCTGCCGGACGTCAAGGAGGCGCTGGGCCAGCGGCTGCACGATCACGGTGTGGACAACGCGCTGGCCGACGCGACCCGAGCCTGGCTGGCCGGTCACGGTCCGCAGTCGGTGGTGGGCATCATGGGTGGCCATGCGGTACGACGTGGCAGCCCCGCGTACCGGATGGCGGCGGTGCTGGGTTGGGAGCTGGCCCGGGCCGACCGCCTGGTGGTGACCGGTGGCGGGCCCGGCGTGATGGAGGCGGCGAACCTCGGCGCGTACCTGGCGGACCGGCCGGCGACCGACGTGACGGCGGCGATCGACCTGTTGGCCACCGCGCCCGACTTCGCCGACCACCACCGCTACACGGCGACGGCGCTGACGGTCCGGCAGCGGTACGCGGGCGTACCCCGGCAGCGGGGCGACGAGCTGGGTTGGGCGCGGTCGGGTGGGCTGGCCATCCCGACCTGGCTGTACGGGCACGAACCGGCGAACCTGTTCGCCGGGCGGATCGCGAAGTACTTCTCGAACGCGATCCGGGAGGACACCATCCTGCGGCTCGCCCGGGGTGGCATCGTCTTCGCGCCGGGGCGGGCGGGCACCGTGCAGGAGGTGTTCCAGGCGGCCACCAAGACCTACTACGGCACCGACGGCGCCAGCGGCGCGTACATCTTCCTGGACCGCGCCTACTGGACCCAGGAGCTGCCGGTGGAGTCGTTGCTGCGCCCGCTGCTGGCCGCGTCCCCGTTCGGCGACCTGTCGGCGTCGATCCACCTCACCGACGACGTGCACGAGGCCGTCCGCCTGTTGACCGCCTGA
- the fbaA gene encoding class II fructose-bisphosphate aldolase, with translation MPIASPEAYAEMLDRAKAGRFAYPAINVTSSQTLNAALKGFADAESDGIIQVSTGGAEYLSGPSIKDMVTGAVAFAAYAHEVAKKYSVNIALHTDHCPKDKLDKFVRPLMGISQERVKRGEEPLYQSHMWDGSAVPVAENLEIAAQLLDEAAKAKIVLEIEVGVVGGEEDGVENAINDKLYTTTEDGLAMVEALGLGEKGRYMAALTFGNVHGVYKPGNVKLRPEILNQIQEAVGAKYGKDKPLSLVFHGGSGSLLSEIREALDYGVVKMNIDTDTQYAFTRPVADHMLRNYDGVLKIDGEVGNKKQYDPRAWGKAAEAGLAARVVEACEHLRSTGTTMTK, from the coding sequence ATGCCCATCGCTTCCCCCGAGGCCTACGCGGAGATGCTGGACCGCGCCAAGGCCGGCCGGTTCGCGTACCCCGCGATCAACGTGACCTCCTCGCAGACGCTGAACGCGGCGCTCAAGGGCTTCGCCGACGCGGAGAGCGACGGCATCATCCAGGTCTCCACCGGTGGCGCCGAATACCTGTCCGGCCCGTCGATCAAGGACATGGTCACCGGCGCGGTGGCGTTCGCCGCGTACGCGCACGAGGTGGCCAAGAAGTACTCGGTCAACATCGCCCTGCACACCGACCACTGCCCGAAGGACAAGCTGGACAAGTTCGTCCGCCCGCTGATGGGCATCTCGCAGGAGCGGGTGAAGCGCGGCGAGGAGCCGCTGTACCAGTCGCACATGTGGGACGGTTCGGCCGTGCCGGTCGCGGAGAACCTCGAGATCGCCGCCCAGCTCCTCGACGAGGCCGCCAAGGCCAAGATCGTCCTGGAGATCGAGGTCGGCGTCGTCGGTGGCGAGGAGGACGGCGTCGAGAACGCCATCAACGACAAGCTCTACACCACCACCGAGGACGGCCTGGCCATGGTCGAGGCGCTCGGCCTCGGCGAGAAGGGCCGCTACATGGCGGCCCTGACCTTCGGCAACGTGCACGGCGTCTACAAGCCGGGCAACGTGAAGCTCCGCCCCGAGATCCTCAACCAGATCCAGGAGGCGGTGGGCGCGAAGTACGGCAAGGACAAGCCGCTCAGCCTGGTCTTCCACGGCGGTTCGGGCTCCCTGCTCAGCGAGATCCGCGAGGCGCTGGACTACGGCGTGGTGAAGATGAACATCGACACCGACACCCAGTACGCCTTCACCCGGCCCGTCGCGGACCACATGCTCCGCAACTACGACGGCGTGCTGAAGATCGACGGCGAGGTCGGCAACAAGAAGCAGTACGACCCGCGCGCCTGGGGCAAGGCCGCCGAGGCCGGCCTGGCCGCCCGGGTCGTCGAGGCGTGCGAGCACCTGCGCTCCACCGGCACCACGATGACCAAGTAA
- a CDS encoding endonuclease domain-containing protein: MTVDPGEITEVAGIRVTAPLRTVSDVVLMVDRYPAVSVLDSALNRRRIAPSQLTVIPSLIRGRRGAVRARAYLAEADGRAQSPLETRSRLRCVDGRVPPDALQLEVRDDDGYLLGIGDLGWRGPKVIAEADGRDAHGTPEAAFADRRRQNRLVNAGWTILRFTWQDTLRPDYIPWTVRQAIATAHQR; this comes from the coding sequence ATGACTGTCGATCCCGGTGAGATCACGGAGGTCGCGGGCATTCGTGTGACGGCTCCGCTCCGCACTGTCTCTGACGTCGTCCTCATGGTCGATCGCTACCCAGCGGTCTCGGTCCTCGACTCGGCGCTGAATCGACGCCGCATCGCCCCATCTCAACTGACGGTGATCCCGAGCCTCATCCGAGGGCGGCGGGGCGCGGTCAGGGCGCGGGCCTACCTCGCTGAGGCCGACGGTCGCGCGCAGTCACCGCTGGAGACCCGTAGCCGGCTGCGGTGCGTGGACGGTCGGGTGCCACCGGACGCGCTGCAGTTGGAGGTACGCGACGACGACGGCTATCTGCTCGGGATTGGAGACCTGGGCTGGCGCGGCCCGAAGGTCATCGCGGAGGCCGACGGCCGGGACGCCCATGGCACGCCGGAGGCTGCCTTCGCCGACCGCCGCCGACAAAATCGCCTGGTCAACGCCGGCTGGACCATCCTGCGCTTCACCTGGCAGGACACCCTCCGTCCCGACTACATCCCGTGGACCGTCCGCCAGGCCATCGCAACCGCCCACCAAAGGTAA
- a CDS encoding DUF3151 domain-containing protein, giving the protein MQNLLPEPPATRLPANDAADAALAAADEAGTDEAFASVAAGFPTFSAAWAELAARAFAQDQVVTAYAYARTGYHRGLDQLRRSGWKGHGPVPWSHEPNRGFLRCLYVLSRAADEIGEADEAARCAQFLRDCDPEAADALASN; this is encoded by the coding sequence ATGCAGAACCTTTTGCCAGAGCCACCGGCTACCCGCCTGCCCGCGAACGACGCGGCCGACGCCGCCCTGGCTGCCGCCGACGAGGCCGGCACCGACGAGGCGTTCGCCAGCGTGGCGGCCGGCTTCCCGACCTTCAGCGCGGCCTGGGCGGAGCTCGCGGCCCGGGCGTTCGCGCAGGACCAGGTGGTGACCGCGTACGCCTACGCGCGCACCGGCTACCACCGCGGCCTCGACCAGCTGCGGCGCAGCGGTTGGAAGGGGCATGGCCCGGTGCCGTGGTCACACGAGCCCAACCGGGGCTTCCTCCGCTGCCTCTACGTGCTGTCCCGGGCGGCGGACGAGATCGGCGAGGCCGACGAGGCGGCCCGCTGCGCCCAGTTCCTGCGCGACTGCGACCCGGAGGCAGCGGACGCGCTCGCGAGCAACTGA
- the purD gene encoding phosphoribosylamine--glycine ligase, which translates to MRVLLVGGGGREHALALGLVADSGVSALIAAPGNPGIASLAELRTVTPTDPAAVAALAVETAADLVVIGPEAPLVAGVADAVRAKGIPVFGPSGAAAQLEGSKAFAKDVMTAAGVPTARAYVCTDDESTARALDEFGAPYVVKDDGLAAGKGVVVTDDRAAALAHARECGRVVVEEFLDGPEVSLFVVTDGEAALPLLPAQDFKRLGDGDTGPNTGGMGAYAPLAWAPSGLVDDVMRDVVHPTLAEMRRRGTPFAGLLYVGLAITAAGPRVIEFNARFGDPETQVVLALLETPLAGLLHAAATGTLAEHPPLRWRDGSAVTVVLASEGYPAAPRTGDVITGADAPGVIHAGTARRADDGALVSAGGRVLCGTATGADLAAARDAAYALVDGVDLPGSQHRTDIAATAIEGRITIPGGTVQP; encoded by the coding sequence GTGCGCGTTCTTTTGGTGGGTGGTGGCGGGCGGGAGCATGCGCTTGCGCTCGGGCTGGTGGCGGATTCGGGCGTCTCGGCGCTGATTGCCGCGCCGGGTAATCCGGGTATCGCTTCTCTCGCCGAGCTGCGGACGGTGACTCCGACAGATCCGGCGGCGGTGGCGGCGTTGGCCGTGGAGACCGCTGCTGACCTGGTGGTGATCGGGCCGGAGGCGCCGCTGGTCGCCGGGGTTGCCGACGCGGTACGGGCCAAGGGCATCCCCGTGTTCGGCCCGTCCGGCGCGGCCGCCCAGCTGGAGGGTTCGAAGGCGTTCGCCAAGGACGTGATGACCGCCGCCGGCGTACCGACCGCCCGGGCGTACGTCTGCACTGACGACGAGAGCACCGCGCGGGCGTTGGACGAGTTCGGTGCCCCGTACGTGGTGAAGGACGACGGGCTCGCCGCCGGCAAGGGCGTCGTGGTGACCGACGACCGGGCGGCAGCGCTGGCGCACGCCCGCGAGTGTGGACGGGTCGTGGTCGAGGAGTTCCTCGACGGCCCCGAGGTCAGCCTTTTCGTGGTCACCGACGGTGAGGCGGCGTTGCCGCTGCTGCCAGCTCAGGACTTCAAGCGGCTGGGCGACGGCGACACCGGGCCGAACACCGGTGGCATGGGGGCGTACGCGCCGCTGGCGTGGGCCCCGTCCGGCCTGGTCGACGACGTGATGCGCGACGTGGTCCACCCGACGCTCGCGGAGATGCGTCGCCGGGGCACGCCGTTCGCCGGTCTGCTCTACGTCGGGCTTGCGATCACGGCGGCCGGCCCTCGGGTGATCGAGTTCAACGCGCGCTTCGGCGACCCGGAGACCCAGGTGGTGCTGGCGCTGCTGGAGACTCCGCTGGCCGGGCTGCTGCACGCCGCCGCCACCGGCACGCTTGCCGAGCACCCGCCGCTGCGGTGGCGCGACGGCAGCGCCGTGACCGTGGTGCTCGCCTCCGAGGGCTACCCGGCCGCGCCGCGTACCGGCGATGTCATCACCGGCGCGGACGCGCCGGGCGTCATCCACGCCGGCACCGCCCGCCGGGCCGACGACGGCGCCCTGGTCTCCGCGGGCGGCCGGGTCCTCTGCGGTACGGCCACCGGCGCCGACCTGGCCGCCGCCCGGGACGCCGCGTACGCGCTGGTGGACGGGGTGGACCTGCCTGGTTCGCAGCACCGCACCGACATCGCGGCCACCGCGATCGAGGGGCGGATCACCATTCCCGGTGGGACGGTTCAGCCGTAG
- a CDS encoding MinD/ParA family ATP-binding protein, whose product MDENADRAQVHGQQPAPERDIEPLWPPDPTDRGAGAVVPPWAAVAEQRSAPPPVASGPVTPPVAAPPISRPPVPGQPGAAPLPPPSPADYPSLSGAVPPPGAWGSGAGSGWAPAQASWPPPADPPVASTPPGPSTTGTPQADSPPPHNGVPGGGGVPGPAAGTTAPPTTTPPTAFAPASRADSTGTAAGTAQVPSGDRGTAAVPAPPGTSTPGGVDLDLPFTLDRPTAAGTSPAPGISAAVGNPATAGAPADRPTATGTPTAATAGTPATAGAPAGRSAAADAAPPTDSAPTPPAEGGSGEGAPARPANESPWAYPPQRPAGAPAHDESTGTPPIPAPPVAQPGVAQPGVAQPGVAQPGPGPAGQSVAPAIPGQVSPASIPPPPDLTQFSSPPQQTAQPAAPPGPYPPSPGWYPPPWQQGPGVPPGQPYQEVEGAARVPATGYPDATGYPDASWTPEATPVPTAEDFSRRRQVRPADPVATMGVRAVVNKMGLLRLSPGRHEQELKRDIEMVRRNFGGLRQVTVVNPKGGAGKTVAILLLAMTFGQKRGGYVLAWDNNETQGTLGMRAQQDFHSRTVRDMLRDLGQFQGAHGRVGDLSQYVRSQGEGMFDVLASDESATGGEMLTAAAFAEIREVVSRFYKLIFVDTGNNVRAQNWQASMDATDQLVVTMSARNDSAETAARMLDHLEQSGRQRLVRQAVTVVSMPPSRKEIDLPAIQEHFAARTRAVLLAPYERLIDTGEPIRYGGLSSATRDAWLKIAAAVAEGL is encoded by the coding sequence ATGGACGAGAACGCCGACCGGGCACAGGTGCACGGCCAGCAGCCGGCGCCGGAGCGGGACATCGAACCACTCTGGCCACCGGATCCGACCGACCGGGGCGCGGGGGCTGTCGTTCCGCCGTGGGCGGCGGTCGCCGAGCAGCGGAGTGCGCCGCCTCCGGTCGCGTCCGGGCCGGTGACGCCGCCGGTGGCCGCGCCGCCGATCAGCCGACCGCCGGTTCCCGGCCAGCCGGGGGCAGCGCCCCTGCCACCGCCGTCTCCGGCCGACTATCCGTCGCTCAGCGGTGCCGTTCCACCGCCCGGCGCGTGGGGCTCAGGTGCCGGGTCGGGGTGGGCGCCCGCGCAGGCGAGCTGGCCACCACCGGCTGATCCGCCCGTCGCGTCGACGCCGCCCGGCCCGTCGACCACCGGCACGCCGCAGGCGGACAGCCCTCCCCCGCACAACGGTGTTCCGGGCGGCGGCGGGGTTCCCGGCCCCGCGGCGGGCACGACCGCACCGCCGACGACCACACCGCCCACGGCCTTCGCACCCGCCAGCCGGGCCGACTCGACGGGCACCGCGGCCGGTACGGCTCAGGTGCCGAGCGGTGATCGCGGCACCGCCGCCGTCCCCGCCCCGCCGGGCACGAGCACTCCGGGCGGCGTCGACCTGGACCTGCCCTTCACCCTGGACCGCCCCACCGCCGCCGGCACCTCCCCCGCCCCTGGCATCTCTGCCGCAGTTGGCAACCCTGCGACGGCCGGCGCCCCGGCCGACCGCCCCACCGCCACCGGGACGCCCACCGCCGCCACGGCCGGCACCCCCGCCACGGCCGGCGCCCCGGCCGGCCGGAGCGCCGCCGCGGACGCTGCGCCGCCGACGGACTCCGCGCCGACGCCGCCGGCTGAGGGCGGCAGCGGGGAGGGCGCGCCGGCACGACCGGCCAACGAGTCGCCGTGGGCATACCCTCCGCAACGCCCAGCGGGGGCACCGGCCCACGACGAGAGCACCGGGACGCCCCCGATTCCCGCCCCGCCGGTGGCGCAGCCCGGCGTGGCGCAGCCCGGCGTGGCGCAGCCCGGCGTGGCGCAGCCCGGTCCCGGTCCGGCCGGGCAGTCGGTCGCCCCGGCGATCCCGGGTCAGGTCAGTCCGGCGTCGATTCCACCCCCGCCCGACCTGACCCAGTTCAGCAGCCCGCCGCAGCAGACCGCTCAGCCGGCCGCGCCGCCCGGCCCGTACCCGCCGTCGCCCGGCTGGTATCCGCCGCCGTGGCAGCAGGGCCCCGGCGTCCCGCCTGGTCAGCCGTACCAGGAGGTCGAGGGGGCGGCCCGGGTGCCGGCCACCGGCTACCCGGACGCCACCGGATACCCGGACGCGAGCTGGACTCCGGAAGCCACGCCGGTGCCGACCGCCGAGGACTTCAGCCGACGCCGGCAGGTCCGGCCCGCCGACCCGGTCGCCACCATGGGTGTACGCGCGGTGGTCAACAAGATGGGTCTGCTCCGGCTCTCTCCGGGCCGGCATGAGCAGGAGCTCAAGCGGGACATCGAGATGGTGCGCCGCAACTTCGGTGGGCTGCGGCAGGTGACCGTGGTCAACCCGAAGGGCGGCGCCGGTAAGACGGTGGCCATCCTGCTGCTCGCGATGACGTTCGGTCAGAAGCGCGGTGGCTACGTGCTGGCGTGGGACAACAACGAGACCCAGGGCACCCTGGGGATGCGCGCCCAGCAGGACTTCCACTCCCGGACGGTCCGGGACATGCTGCGTGACCTCGGGCAGTTCCAGGGCGCACACGGGCGGGTCGGTGACCTGTCGCAGTACGTGCGCTCGCAGGGCGAGGGCATGTTCGACGTCCTTGCCTCGGACGAGTCGGCCACCGGTGGCGAGATGTTGACGGCTGCCGCGTTCGCCGAGATCCGCGAGGTGGTCAGCCGGTTCTACAAGTTGATCTTCGTGGACACCGGGAACAACGTCCGGGCGCAGAACTGGCAGGCCTCGATGGACGCCACCGACCAGTTGGTCGTCACCATGTCGGCCCGTAACGACTCGGCGGAGACCGCCGCCCGGATGCTCGACCACCTGGAGCAGAGTGGCCGGCAGCGGCTGGTCCGCCAGGCCGTGACGGTGGTGTCGATGCCGCCGTCCCGCAAGGAGATCGACCTACCGGCCATCCAGGAGCACTTCGCCGCCCGCACCCGGGCGGTGCTGTTGGCCCCCTACGAACGGCTCATCGACACCGGCGAGCCGATCCGTTACGGCGGGCTCTCCTCGGCCACCCGGGACGCCTGGCTGAAGATCGCCGCCGCGGTCGCCGAAGGGCTGTGA
- a CDS encoding adenylosuccinate synthase, with amino-acid sequence MPAIVLLGAQWGDEGKGKVTDLLGERVDYVVRYSGGNNAGHTVITPDGQKYALHLMPSGALSPNAMIVIGNGVVVDPKVLLAEIDGLAERGVDVSRLRISGDAHLIMPHHRALDRVIERYLGSSRIGTTGRGIGPAYGDKVARIGIRLQDLLDPGILRKKLELALREKNQILFKVYNRKAIDLEATVEEYLEYAERLKPYIAETRAMLWNALDQGETVLLEGAQATMLDMDHGTYPFVTSSNPTAGGACVGAGIPPTAISKVIAVSKAYTTRVGAGPFPTELFDANGDHLRKIGAEYGTTTGRERRCGWFDAVVARYACRLNGVTDLVITKLDVLTGMPKVPICVGYEINGVRVDDMPMSQTDFHHAKPVYEELDGWWEDITKARTAEDLPENARRYIARIEELCNARVSVVGVGPGRDENVQYHPLLP; translated from the coding sequence ATGCCAGCGATCGTGCTCCTCGGCGCCCAGTGGGGCGACGAGGGCAAGGGCAAGGTTACCGACCTGCTGGGTGAGCGGGTCGACTACGTCGTGCGCTACTCCGGTGGCAACAACGCCGGTCACACGGTGATCACCCCGGACGGCCAGAAGTACGCGCTCCACCTGATGCCCTCCGGGGCGCTCTCACCGAACGCGATGATCGTCATCGGCAACGGCGTGGTCGTCGACCCGAAGGTGCTGCTCGCCGAGATCGACGGTCTCGCCGAGCGTGGCGTCGACGTGTCCCGGCTGCGCATCTCCGGCGACGCGCACCTGATCATGCCGCACCACCGGGCGCTGGACCGGGTGATCGAGCGTTACCTCGGCTCGTCCCGGATCGGCACCACCGGCCGGGGCATCGGCCCCGCGTACGGCGACAAGGTCGCCCGGATCGGCATCCGACTGCAGGACCTGCTCGACCCGGGCATCCTGCGCAAGAAGCTGGAACTCGCCCTGCGCGAGAAGAACCAGATCCTGTTCAAGGTCTACAACCGCAAGGCGATCGACCTTGAGGCGACCGTCGAGGAGTACCTGGAGTACGCGGAGCGGCTCAAGCCGTACATCGCGGAGACCCGGGCGATGCTCTGGAACGCCCTGGACCAGGGCGAGACGGTGCTGCTGGAGGGCGCGCAGGCCACCATGCTCGACATGGACCACGGCACGTACCCCTTCGTGACCTCGTCCAACCCGACCGCCGGTGGCGCCTGCGTGGGCGCCGGCATCCCGCCCACCGCGATCAGCAAGGTCATCGCGGTGAGCAAGGCGTACACGACCCGGGTCGGCGCCGGGCCGTTCCCGACCGAGCTGTTCGACGCCAACGGTGACCACCTGCGCAAGATCGGCGCGGAGTACGGCACGACCACCGGGCGGGAACGCCGGTGCGGGTGGTTCGACGCGGTCGTCGCCCGGTACGCCTGCCGCCTCAACGGTGTCACCGACCTGGTCATCACCAAGCTGGACGTCCTGACCGGCATGCCCAAGGTGCCGATCTGCGTCGGCTACGAGATCAACGGCGTGCGGGTCGACGACATGCCGATGAGCCAGACGGACTTCCACCACGCCAAGCCGGTCTACGAGGAGCTCGACGGCTGGTGGGAGGACATCACCAAGGCGAGAACCGCCGAGGATCTCCCGGAGAACGCCCGCCGCTACATCGCGCGGATCGAAGAACTCTGCAACGCCCGGGTGAGCGTCGTAGGCGTAGGCCCAGGCCGAGACGAAAACGTCCAATACCACCCCCTCCTCCCCTAA
- a CDS encoding diacylglycerol kinase family protein: MYDVVLLTLGSERDAPGGCGSGGACCGGAAGADTGETSGTDTGETEHCATERPRVPVLACADALTMRGARVETVTARSDAEIDAVLARLDGPARPDGLTWPDPDGKTRLVVATASDGQLRAVLRRLVRRYAPAPSRRPADLPGDRTLPDLPPVAVLPLDPARGGTQRDLAAQLGLPRDPAAVAAAVLDGTPRRLDLLRNDAGSVTLDGALLGAADDAGRPLQWRARVEVDDAILTDGDEPLLACAVGNAGGYATLDDVTLLTAPDPADGQVEVAVAVPVVVRSALGRKRVRLEVRRARGRAVSVLPREGKVPYLDDGVEGELTRKRSWWVEPGAWAVWSS; the protein is encoded by the coding sequence GTGTACGACGTGGTGCTGCTCACCCTCGGTTCGGAGCGGGATGCTCCCGGGGGTTGTGGCAGCGGAGGGGCCTGCTGCGGCGGTGCGGCCGGGGCCGACACCGGCGAGACCAGCGGGACCGACACCGGCGAGACCGAGCACTGCGCCACCGAGCGCCCACGGGTGCCGGTGCTGGCCTGCGCCGACGCGCTGACCATGCGTGGCGCCCGGGTGGAGACGGTCACCGCCCGCTCCGACGCGGAGATCGACGCGGTGTTGGCCCGGCTCGACGGCCCGGCCCGCCCCGACGGGCTGACCTGGCCGGATCCGGACGGCAAGACCCGCCTGGTCGTCGCGACGGCCAGCGACGGGCAGTTGCGCGCCGTGTTGCGCCGGCTGGTGCGGCGGTACGCCCCGGCGCCGAGCCGGCGTCCGGCGGATCTGCCCGGCGACCGGACCCTCCCCGACCTGCCGCCGGTGGCCGTACTCCCGCTCGACCCGGCCCGTGGTGGCACGCAGCGGGACCTGGCCGCGCAGCTCGGGCTGCCCCGTGACCCGGCGGCGGTGGCCGCCGCGGTGCTGGACGGCACACCTCGCCGACTGGATCTGCTGCGCAACGACGCCGGTTCGGTGACCCTGGACGGCGCGTTGCTCGGCGCCGCCGACGACGCCGGCCGGCCGTTGCAGTGGCGTGCCCGGGTGGAGGTGGACGACGCCATCCTCACCGACGGTGACGAACCGCTGCTGGCCTGTGCGGTCGGCAACGCCGGGGGGTACGCGACGCTCGACGACGTGACGCTGCTGACCGCGCCGGACCCGGCCGACGGCCAGGTCGAGGTCGCCGTCGCCGTGCCGGTCGTCGTCCGCTCGGCGTTGGGGCGCAAGCGGGTACGCCTCGAGGTCCGGCGGGCCCGCGGCCGGGCGGTTTCGGTGCTGCCCCGGGAGGGGAAGGTGCCGTACCTCGACGATGGCGTCGAGGGCGAGCTGACCCGGAAGCGTTCCTGGTGGGTCGAGCCGGGGGCCTGGGCCGTCTGGTCGAGCTGA
- a CDS encoding AMP-binding protein, producing the protein MDLPFVVATLTRRGVLTPGSPIRVAAQLNALRRWGWSLAGELRQAAARDPGRTAVIDEAGVELTYHDLLDRAERMARSMRAGLGVQAGDRIGVLCRNHHGLIETIAAATLLGVDAVLVNTGLSAAQLGTVAEEQRLRLLVHDDEFADRVLGLPAELHRLDERAREELVAGALPGDLHPPERDGRIIVLTSGTTGTPKGARRPTPGGFGPLVSIIDRIPLHVRDRVMIAAPIFHTWGLAALQMCLALRATIVLHRRFDPTATLAALTANRCDALFAVPVMVQRLMEVPPPDPRPSLTVVAVSGSALPGGLAPKFMDVYGDVLYNLYGSTEVSWASIAGPQDLRQAPTTAGRPPHGTRLELLDDDGRPVPDGRVGRIFVGNEMLFEGYTSGASRETRDGLLDTGDLGRLNADGLLFVDGRADDMIVSGGENVFPSEVEDLLAQLPQVREVAVIGVPDPEYGQRLSAFLALHPGETLDPEAVREYVRHYLARFSVPRDVIYVKYLPRNATGKVLARELRRYYG; encoded by the coding sequence ATGGACCTGCCGTTCGTCGTCGCCACGCTGACCCGTCGCGGAGTGCTCACCCCGGGCAGCCCGATCCGGGTCGCCGCGCAGCTCAACGCCCTGCGTCGGTGGGGATGGAGCCTGGCGGGCGAGTTGCGTCAGGCCGCCGCCCGGGACCCCGGCCGCACTGCAGTCATCGACGAGGCCGGCGTCGAGCTGACCTACCACGACCTCCTCGACCGGGCCGAACGGATGGCCCGGTCGATGCGGGCCGGCCTCGGCGTACAGGCCGGCGACCGGATCGGCGTGCTCTGCCGCAACCACCACGGACTGATCGAGACGATCGCCGCCGCCACCCTGCTCGGCGTCGACGCGGTGCTGGTCAACACCGGGCTCAGCGCCGCCCAACTGGGCACCGTCGCCGAGGAGCAGCGACTGCGGCTGTTGGTGCACGACGACGAATTCGCCGACCGGGTCCTCGGACTCCCCGCCGAGCTGCACCGGCTCGACGAACGCGCCCGCGAGGAACTGGTCGCCGGGGCACTGCCCGGTGACCTGCACCCGCCGGAGCGCGACGGTCGGATCATCGTGCTCACCTCCGGCACCACCGGCACACCCAAGGGCGCCCGCCGACCCACGCCGGGCGGCTTCGGCCCGCTGGTGTCCATCATCGACCGCATTCCGCTGCACGTCCGGGACCGGGTGATGATCGCCGCGCCGATCTTCCACACCTGGGGCCTCGCCGCTCTCCAGATGTGCCTGGCCCTGCGGGCCACCATCGTGCTGCACCGACGCTTCGACCCCACCGCCACGCTCGCCGCCCTCACCGCGAACCGGTGCGACGCGCTGTTCGCCGTACCCGTGATGGTGCAGCGGCTGATGGAGGTGCCCCCGCCCGACCCACGCCCCTCGCTCACTGTCGTCGCGGTCAGCGGCTCGGCCCTGCCCGGCGGGCTCGCTCCGAAGTTCATGGACGTCTACGGCGACGTCCTCTACAACCTGTACGGCTCCACCGAGGTCTCCTGGGCGTCCATCGCCGGCCCGCAGGACCTGCGCCAGGCACCCACCACCGCCGGGCGTCCCCCGCACGGCACCCGGCTGGAGCTGCTCGACGACGACGGCCGCCCCGTGCCGGACGGACGGGTCGGGCGGATCTTCGTCGGCAACGAGATGCTCTTCGAGGGGTACACCTCCGGTGCCAGCCGGGAGACCCGCGACGGCCTGCTCGACACCGGCGACCTCGGCCGACTCAACGCCGACGGGCTGCTCTTCGTCGACGGCCGGGCCGACGACATGATCGTCTCCGGTGGGGAGAACGTCTTCCCCTCCGAGGTGGAGGATCTGCTCGCCCAACTGCCGCAGGTCCGTGAGGTGGCCGTGATCGGCGTGCCCGACCCCGAGTACGGCCAGCGCCTCTCCGCGTTCCTCGCCCTCCATCCCGGCGAGACACTCGACCCCGAGGCGGTACGCGAGTACGTCCGGCACTACCTGGCACGCTTCTCGGTGCCCCGGGACGTGATCTACGTCAAGTACCTGCCCCGCAACGCCACCGGCAAGGTGCTCGCCCGCGAACTACGGCGCTACTACGGCTGA